One stretch of Chryseobacterium sp. LJ668 DNA includes these proteins:
- the mraZ gene encoding division/cell wall cluster transcriptional repressor MraZ yields MRNFIGTYECKIDDKGRLKVPSSLTKQMENFDDKTFVVKRSVFQPCLEVYPMKAWDRMMEKINKLNRFIKKNADFIRMFTAGVKTVELDSAGRLQISKDLTHYAGLTKDIVVTSAGELFEIWDKDAYEEVIATNEEDFASLAEDVMGAFGEE; encoded by the coding sequence ATGAGAAATTTCATTGGAACATATGAGTGCAAAATAGACGACAAAGGTCGCCTGAAAGTACCTTCATCGCTTACCAAGCAGATGGAGAACTTTGACGATAAGACCTTTGTAGTAAAGCGTTCTGTGTTTCAACCTTGTCTCGAAGTTTATCCTATGAAAGCGTGGGATAGAATGATGGAAAAAATTAACAAACTCAACAGGTTTATTAAAAAGAATGCTGATTTTATCAGGATGTTTACTGCAGGCGTAAAAACTGTGGAACTGGACAGCGCGGGTAGATTGCAAATCTCAAAAGATCTTACTCACTATGCGGGTCTTACGAAAGATATTGTCGTGACAAGCGCAGGTGAACTTTTTGAAATTTGGGACAAAGATGCATACGAAGAGGTAATTGCAACCAACGAAGAAGATTTTGCAAGTCTGGCAGAAGACGTAATGGGCGCATTCGGCGAAGAATAA
- the yihA gene encoding ribosome biogenesis GTP-binding protein YihA/YsxC, whose translation MIIKTAEFVKSSGKWQECPEGTIPEYAFIGRSNVGKSSLINGMLNRKDLAKTSGTPGKTQLINHFIINESWYLTDLPGYGYAKVSKVMRRDFEKLINNYILNRNNLVNLFVLIDSRHTPQNIDLEFIQWCGESGVPFSIVFTKADKLKPNIVIKNVEDYKAELHKTWEDLPEIYVTSAEKKTGTDEILSFIQKTNEFLANNSVTFNE comes from the coding sequence ATGATTATAAAAACAGCAGAGTTTGTAAAAAGCAGCGGAAAATGGCAGGAATGCCCTGAAGGAACCATCCCGGAATATGCTTTTATCGGACGCTCAAACGTAGGAAAATCTTCATTGATCAACGGAATGCTCAACAGGAAAGATTTAGCAAAAACTTCAGGAACTCCAGGAAAAACTCAGCTGATCAATCATTTCATTATAAATGAAAGCTGGTATCTTACCGACTTACCGGGTTATGGATACGCAAAGGTTTCAAAAGTGATGAGAAGAGATTTTGAAAAGCTTATCAACAATTATATTTTAAACCGAAACAATCTGGTGAATCTTTTTGTTCTGATTGATTCTCGTCATACCCCTCAGAATATTGATCTGGAATTTATCCAGTGGTGTGGAGAAAGTGGTGTTCCGTTTTCAATTGTATTTACGAAAGCTGATAAGCTTAAACCAAACATCGTCATTAAAAACGTTGAAGATTACAAAGCTGAACTTCACAAAACGTGGGAAGATCTGCCTGAAATCTATGTAACCTCTGCAGAAAAGAAAACGGGAACTGATGAGATTTTAAGTTTCATTCAAAAAACCAATGAATTTCTGGCTAATAACAGCGTGACTTTCAATGAGTAA
- a CDS encoding alpha/beta fold hydrolase → MIFSTKKDKKYTFIEAGEGHPLVLLHGLMGGLSNFDKMVNFFSGKGFKVFVPQLPIYDLPVLNTNLTTIAKYVIKFIESEIGKPVTIVGNSMGGHVGLILTLARPDLVQNLVLTGSSGLYERAFGDSFPRKNDRSYIRKKAEEVFYDPAVATEDLVNEVFSVVNDRMKGIKTVMLARSAIKHNMLNDLPKIERPTCLIWGKQDNVTPPEVAIDMHKFIPNSDLFWIDKCGHAAMMEKPDEFNEILYSWVKDKI, encoded by the coding sequence ATGATATTTAGTACAAAAAAAGATAAGAAATATACCTTCATTGAAGCTGGGGAAGGACATCCATTGGTGCTATTGCACGGTTTGATGGGTGGGTTGAGCAATTTTGACAAGATGGTGAATTTTTTTTCAGGCAAAGGTTTTAAGGTTTTTGTGCCTCAATTACCAATTTACGATCTGCCGGTACTGAATACCAATCTTACAACAATTGCCAAATATGTAATTAAATTTATCGAAAGTGAAATTGGTAAACCCGTAACCATTGTAGGAAATTCTATGGGTGGTCATGTGGGGCTTATTTTGACTTTGGCAAGACCAGATCTCGTACAAAATTTAGTTCTTACAGGAAGCTCAGGCTTATATGAGAGAGCTTTTGGTGACAGCTTCCCAAGAAAAAACGATCGTTCTTATATCAGAAAGAAGGCTGAAGAGGTTTTTTACGATCCTGCGGTAGCTACTGAAGATTTAGTTAATGAAGTTTTCAGTGTGGTGAACGACAGAATGAAGGGAATAAAAACGGTGATGCTTGCAAGAAGCGCCATTAAACACAATATGCTGAATGACCTTCCAAAAATTGAGCGCCCGACCTGCTTAATCTGGGGGAAGCAAGATAATGTAACACCTCCTGAAGTAGCGATCGATATGCATAAATTTATCCCGAATTCAGATCTTTTCTGGATTGATAAATGCGGACATGCTGCAATGATGGAAAAGCCCGATGAATTCAACGAGATTCTATACAGTTGGGTAAAAGATAAAATATAA
- a CDS encoding penicillin-binding transpeptidase domain-containing protein, giving the protein MQKQSEYDNKRKKTLRWGYLFAVGVLCVFVLFITRIIILQNTNVQEIKDDYINNNYRTATLKAARGNLYASDGSILATTVMRYDVFLDFKTIKDTVYTNNIGPLTDSLSKMFGKPRADFRKRFDEQRKKKNQYYSLVKGLDFDQYDRIRKFPIFKRGKNKGGFIIDRNYKRELATSEIGSGTIGMDQGGLKSGLEGAFSKYLTGSDGERLEQRVNSSQWKPIDFWKVKEPIDGQDVYTTLDLRIQDIAHSALEKQLINFEAKHGTVIVMEVATGKVRAMVNLRETEPGVYEDAYNYGLKDNIEPGSTFKTISLLAAMDDGFIDENTTVNVGNGIWTYAKQRISDGHGGGTYEISDVLAKSSNVGTAKLITKFYADKPQIFLDHLRRWKLFDKMDIELPGITKPRILTPKSKSWNAATLASISYGYATNINLLQLTTFYNGIANKGKMLKPLFIDKIMKDGKTVFEAKEEVIVKKMASEKAIQMMTSALTKAVEKGTGRSIFTPNLKMAGKTGTARFEYWLPGPMKYRASFAGFYPADNPKYTCYVMISEPNVSKGFYGGTVSAPVFKEIAGKTFLKTPQNVEKEMLVDRKVNLNKMVEPNVKIAVNNKQMPSVVGLIGKNAIPQLENLGYRVDFKGVGRIKEQFPLEGTTISRNQRIYLTLQN; this is encoded by the coding sequence ATGCAAAAGCAAAGTGAATACGACAACAAACGTAAAAAGACGTTAAGATGGGGCTACCTCTTTGCAGTGGGAGTTTTGTGCGTATTTGTGCTTTTCATCACCAGAATTATCATTCTTCAAAACACCAATGTTCAGGAGATCAAAGACGATTATATCAACAATAATTACCGTACTGCAACCTTAAAAGCGGCCCGCGGAAACTTATACGCTTCAGACGGTTCCATTCTAGCCACAACCGTAATGCGATACGATGTTTTTCTTGATTTTAAAACTATTAAAGACACGGTATATACCAATAATATTGGCCCACTCACAGATTCTTTAAGTAAAATGTTTGGCAAGCCGAGAGCTGATTTCAGAAAGAGATTTGATGAGCAGAGAAAAAAGAAAAACCAGTATTATTCTTTAGTAAAAGGTTTGGATTTCGATCAATATGACAGAATTAGAAAATTCCCAATCTTTAAAAGAGGAAAAAATAAGGGTGGTTTTATCATCGACAGAAACTATAAAAGAGAACTGGCAACTTCTGAAATTGGTTCTGGGACGATAGGGATGGATCAAGGTGGCTTAAAATCTGGTTTGGAAGGTGCTTTTTCAAAATATCTTACGGGAAGCGATGGCGAGAGATTAGAACAAAGAGTCAATTCATCACAATGGAAACCTATTGATTTCTGGAAAGTGAAAGAGCCGATAGATGGACAGGATGTTTACACCACTTTGGATCTTAGAATTCAGGATATTGCCCATTCAGCTTTAGAAAAGCAACTCATCAATTTTGAAGCAAAACACGGAACCGTAATTGTGATGGAAGTGGCAACGGGGAAAGTTCGGGCTATGGTAAATCTAAGAGAAACCGAGCCTGGAGTTTATGAAGATGCATATAATTACGGATTAAAAGATAATATCGAGCCGGGATCTACATTCAAAACCATCTCGCTTCTGGCAGCAATGGATGACGGTTTTATCGACGAAAATACGACTGTCAACGTAGGAAATGGCATCTGGACGTATGCAAAGCAAAGAATTTCTGATGGTCATGGTGGCGGAACTTACGAAATTAGCGATGTTCTGGCAAAATCAAGCAACGTAGGAACTGCTAAATTGATTACCAAATTTTACGCAGATAAGCCGCAGATCTTTCTTGATCATCTAAGAAGATGGAAATTGTTTGATAAAATGGATATCGAACTTCCGGGAATTACAAAACCCAGAATTTTAACTCCAAAAAGCAAATCATGGAACGCAGCAACCTTAGCTTCAATATCTTACGGCTATGCGACAAACATCAATTTACTACAGTTAACCACATTTTACAACGGAATTGCCAATAAAGGTAAAATGCTGAAGCCGCTTTTCATTGACAAAATAATGAAAGACGGGAAAACGGTTTTCGAGGCAAAAGAAGAAGTGATTGTAAAGAAAATGGCATCAGAAAAAGCCATTCAGATGATGACGAGTGCCTTGACAAAAGCTGTAGAAAAAGGTACTGGTAGAAGTATTTTTACACCCAACCTAAAAATGGCGGGAAAAACAGGAACGGCAAGATTCGAATATTGGTTGCCGGGTCCGATGAAATATAGAGCATCATTTGCAGGGTTTTATCCGGCAGATAATCCGAAATATACTTGCTACGTGATGATCAGTGAGCCAAATGTATCAAAAGGATTTTATGGAGGAACAGTTTCCGCACCGGTTTTTAAGGAAATCGCCGGAAAAACTTTTCTGAAAACACCTCAGAATGTAGAAAAAGAAATGCTTGTCGACAGAAAGGTCAATTTGAACAAAATGGTTGAGCCCAATGTGAAAATAGCAGTTAATAATAAACAAATGCCAAGTGTAGTAGGATTGATTGGTAAAAACGCAATCCCACAATTGGAAAATTTAGGATACCGTGTAGATTTCAAAGGAGTTGGAAGAATTAAAGAACAATTTCCTTTGGAAGGAACAACAATAAGCAGAAATCAAAGAATTTATTTGACTCTGCAGAATTAA
- a CDS encoding GNAT family N-acetyltransferase, which translates to MSNLIWKIKSFEEITTSELYAIIKARVDVFVVEQNCPYHDLDGYDQQAIHIWAEEDNNVLAYCRIFNKGIKYTETSIGRVLTTEKARGKSLGKQLIQYAVETIENRFHTSEVRISAQDYLLRFYSGFGFKDTGKKYLEDNIPHTEMFRK; encoded by the coding sequence ATGAGTAATTTGATCTGGAAAATCAAAAGTTTTGAAGAAATTACTACTTCCGAACTTTATGCGATCATCAAAGCTAGGGTCGATGTTTTTGTAGTTGAACAAAACTGTCCTTATCATGATCTTGATGGATATGATCAACAGGCTATTCACATATGGGCTGAAGAAGATAACAATGTTTTAGCGTACTGCAGAATTTTCAACAAAGGAATAAAATATACAGAAACCTCTATTGGTAGGGTTTTAACTACAGAAAAGGCAAGAGGTAAAAGTTTAGGCAAACAATTGATACAATATGCCGTTGAAACCATCGAAAATCGTTTTCATACAAGCGAAGTACGAATTTCTGCACAGGATTATCTTTTGAGATTTTATTCAGGATTTGGATTTAAAGATACCGGAAAAAAATATCTGGAAGACAATATTCCGCATACAGAAATGTTTAGAAAATAA
- a CDS encoding FtsL-like putative cell division protein — protein sequence MAKKPTYRPQKKLTFIDIIKGNFLNRDELKDHYKFFLLIFVLMMGMIYSNHLVNKKIKIVNALKEQTEEFKSRNAYAQSKLIKVKMESELGKQVAADSLMTLESHPHKLLIKLDSTDAKAK from the coding sequence GTGGCAAAAAAACCAACATATCGCCCTCAGAAAAAACTCACTTTTATAGATATTATAAAAGGAAATTTCCTGAATCGGGATGAGCTGAAGGATCATTATAAATTTTTCTTGTTGATTTTTGTCCTGATGATGGGAATGATTTATTCTAACCATCTGGTCAATAAAAAAATAAAAATTGTAAACGCACTAAAAGAACAGACAGAAGAATTCAAATCAAGAAATGCTTACGCTCAAAGTAAGCTGATTAAAGTAAAAATGGAATCTGAATTGGGGAAGCAAGTCGCAGCAGACTCTTTAATGACTTTAGAAAGTCACCCGCATAAATTGTTAATAAAACTAGACAGTACAGATGCAAAAGCAAAGTGA
- the rsmH gene encoding 16S rRNA (cytosine(1402)-N(4))-methyltransferase RsmH: MYHNPVLLKQSVDDLVTNPDGIFVDCTFGGGGHSQEILDRLSEKGKLYAFDQDLDALKNTLDDPKFTLINQNFRFLENSLLAYGISQVDGVLADLGVSSHQFDEAERGFSTRNNAPLDMRMNVMQSLDAKKVINEYEEDALADVFYYYGELREARKLARDIVHHRKIKSINTTEDLKKLFSFLPPHKVNKFYAQLFQAVRIEVNQELEVLKEMLVQAYNILKPGGRLVVISYHSLEDRLVKRFLKNGMFEGEPQRDIYGNYAKAFELVKSKAIIPDDKEIEENSRARSAKMRTGIKL, translated from the coding sequence ATATATCACAACCCGGTTTTATTGAAGCAAAGTGTGGATGATTTGGTAACGAATCCGGACGGAATATTTGTAGACTGCACATTTGGAGGTGGAGGGCATTCACAGGAAATTTTAGACAGGCTTTCTGAAAAAGGGAAACTGTATGCATTTGACCAGGATTTGGATGCGCTTAAAAACACCTTAGATGATCCGAAATTTACATTAATCAACCAGAATTTCAGATTCTTGGAAAATTCTCTTTTAGCGTACGGTATTTCACAGGTTGATGGTGTTTTGGCTGATCTGGGGGTTTCTTCTCATCAGTTTGACGAAGCAGAAAGAGGCTTTTCGACAAGAAATAATGCTCCACTCGATATGAGAATGAATGTGATGCAGAGTCTTGATGCTAAAAAAGTCATCAATGAATATGAAGAAGATGCTCTTGCAGATGTTTTTTATTACTATGGAGAATTGCGAGAGGCTAGAAAATTAGCAAGAGATATCGTTCATCACAGAAAAATCAAGAGTATCAATACAACAGAAGATCTGAAAAAATTGTTCAGTTTTCTTCCGCCGCATAAAGTGAATAAATTTTATGCCCAGCTTTTTCAGGCGGTAAGAATTGAAGTCAATCAGGAATTAGAAGTTTTAAAGGAAATGTTGGTTCAGGCTTACAATATTTTAAAACCGGGCGGAAGATTGGTAGTGATCTCTTATCATTCTTTAGAAGACCGTTTGGTCAAAAGATTTCTGAAAAACGGAATGTTTGAAGGTGAGCCGCAGCGCGATATTTACGGAAACTATGCAAAAGCATTTGAGCTCGTGAAAAGCAAGGCTATTATTCCTGACGATAAAGAAATTGAAGAAAACTCTAGAGCACGCAGTGCTAAAATGAGAACAGGAATAAAATTATAA